Proteins from a single region of Argopecten irradians isolate NY chromosome 7, Ai_NY, whole genome shotgun sequence:
- the LOC138326881 gene encoding uncharacterized protein, with protein MNYSPVPATSKMLQLYVAYLASVKHFHYSTVRQYLTIVGHIHKLSGYPDPIKEDYNIILELRGVKRALGTAQIPVDAITPQVLIKIYNTLDLSQTVALSFWCACLVAFYGLLRPGNVVVHSTFNSTRDLRRIDVSPCSWGYLLRFRWTKTIQYREKVMEVLLPRISTNHVLCPARAISQLLKSTPMADPLGPLFLSSPRQALTYQEFRSCLARSLRLAGLDPSNIKGHSFRRGGASWLHKQGVPVDQIKTMGHWASDAVLRYLEPNFEKQLSTMVNFGQSLEAVTVTL; from the coding sequence ATGAATTATTCTCCTGTACCAGCGACTTCCAAGATGCTGCAGTTGTATGTGGCTTACTTAGCATCGGTAAAACATTTTCACTACAGTACTGTGCGCCAGTACCTCACAATCGTTGGTCACATCCATAAACTTTCAGGATACCCTGACCCAATTAAGGAGGACTACAACATAATCCTTGAGTTACGAGGGGTTAAACGGGCTTTAGGTACGGCTCAAATCCCAGTGGACGCGATAACCCCACAAGTGTTAATAAAGATCTATAATACTCTGGACCTTTCACAGACAGTTGCCCTTTCATTTTGGTGTGCCTGCTTGGTGGCATTTTATGGTCTCCTTAGGCCAGGCAACGTGGTCGTACACTCTACATTCAACAGCACGAGGGATCTACGGCGTATTGATGTTTCCCCATGTTCATGGGGTTACCTTCTCCGGTTTCGTTGGACAAAAACTATTCAGTATCGTGAGAAGGTGATGGAGGTTCTACTACCACGAATATCCACAAACCATGTACTTTGCCCTGCTCGCGCTATCAGTCAGTTATTAAAATCTACACCCATGGCAGACCCTTTGGGTCCACTTTTCCTGTCATCTCCGCGTCAAGCCCTTACTTACCAGGAATTTCGCAGTTGTCTCGCGCGCTCTCTCCGCCTAGCTGGTCTTGATCCATCAAACATTAAAGGTCATTCCTTTAGGAGAGGTGGAGCCTCCTGGTTGCACAAACAGGGTGTCCCCGTGGACCAAATCAAGACTATGGGCCACTGGGCCAGTGATGCAGTGCTTCGTTACCTTGAACCGAACTTCGAGAAACAATTGTCGACCATGGTCAACTTTGGTCAGTCATTGGAGGCTGTGACTGTGACATTGTAA
- the LOC138326875 gene encoding uncharacterized protein, which produces MPIACGIPIRHIDVVEAVQRSVTKQTLALPDGRYTWRHDKVLSVRADTLENSRKRPKRDKGGLKFINFAKAGEQIVKGSVEGSGMLGTAKDWQLMIDLNGRVTFPPEIAVTNQRPDIVIWSSSSKEGVLVEMTVTWEDRINDAYERRQVPRFGIRLPATRMQNVVSSCRDWLS; this is translated from the exons ATGCCGATAGCCTGTGGTATCCCTATAAGGCATATCGACGTGGTTGAGGCTGTACAGAGGAGTGTAACGAAACAGACGT TGGCCCTACCGGATGGACGTTACACCTGGCGTCACGACAAGGTTCTGTCTGTACGTGCAGACACTCTGGAGAACAGTAGAAAGAGACCAAAGAGAGACAAAGGCGGCTTGAAATTTATCAATTTCGCCAAAGCCGGAGAACAGATTGTTAAAGGCAGCGTGGAAGGCAGTGGAATGCTAGGTACAGCAAAAGATTGGCAGTTGATGATAGATTTGAATGGCCGGGTGACTTTTCCACCAGAAATAGCAGTAACCAACCAAAGGCCAGATATAGTAATTTGGTCTTCATCGTCCAAAGAGGGTGTGCTGGTGGAGATGACAGTGACGTGGGAGGATCGTATCAACGACGCCTATGAGCGAAGACAAGTACCAAGATTTGGTATCAGACTGCCAGCAACGAGGATGCAGAATGTGGTGTCTTCCTGTAGAGATTGGTTGTCGTAG